A region of the Primulina eburnea isolate SZY01 chromosome 7, ASM2296580v1, whole genome shotgun sequence genome:
ATGCTGACGTACGATCCTCCGCCGCATGAGATGCTGGTTTCTCCGGAGCTTCCTCTGGAATTTCTCTTTCCGGTGAGGGAGAAACCTCTGTTGTCTTCCAGATTCGGCCATAGAAAACCTATCAGAACGACTCCTGAAGGTAATTTAGAAAGTTTACAATTAAAATTCGTAagtttcttgatcttcgagatTAAATTTGAATCGGGAGCTATATTATTTAGCTGTTTCTGAGATAGGAAAATCTACAGGAATGGGAGCTCTGAAGGTGGCTAAACAGAAGAGGCTGGAAACGCTGGATAGCACTTGGAAGATGATAACGGAGGGGCGTCACGTGCCTCTCACGCGGCACAACCAGAAATCCGAGGCATCCACTTCCGCCCCTTCGGGTCACGTGGCCACATCAGAGAACTTCCAGGATCGGATCAGCTACCATCCGCCACGGCCACCGCCACCGGATGCGGCGGAACGGATGCGCAAAGAACCGTCGCTGGGTCAGGACGAGTTGAATCGCCGAGTTGAAGCCTTCATCAATAAAATCAATGAAGACATGAGGATTCAGAGGCAAGAATCATTGAACAAGTACAAACAGTTGCTGCATCGTGGGCTATGATTTTAGTcgattattatataaatttagtTACTTGGTTTATTAGTTCgaagaatattttaaaaaatttacatcccataaattataaatatattttagatttatgattttattttattttctcataaatcttcataatttttttcaacAAAATACTAAACAAAATATTGAAGAATCGCATTCTGAAATACATAAAGTTGAATGTAAACTCGACCTTCAAGatcaaacaaaaaaaacaaCCGTCCTAGCTAAAAATGAGTAACATTATTAGCTGATTTCCTAAAAAAACAATCGATAAAGATTGGAAATCCAATGCTTGAATTTTGCATTCTTCCAAAATAA
Encoded here:
- the LOC140836029 gene encoding uncharacterized protein translates to MSILSSKLFLISAGVVSLAVGFKFYVPFTVGDIPVILSVFLSWLKPPYLYVIINAIIVVIIVSSRFHCDWSPSDQSSSVRSEHLISVKTPPPSYYESLSAQPDIASIVQESMAAAAAVVYDSEDRAAEVKHVVVNGSKVVFETEEAVAEAKDVWVDSMLTYDPPPHEMLVSPELPLEFLFPVREKPLLSSRFGHRKPIRTTPEGMGALKVAKQKRLETLDSTWKMITEGRHVPLTRHNQKSEASTSAPSGHVATSENFQDRISYHPPRPPPPDAAERMRKEPSLGQDELNRRVEAFINKINEDMRIQRQESLNKYKQLLHRGL